A genome region from Thermodesulfobacteriota bacterium includes the following:
- a CDS encoding TIGR03560 family F420-dependent LLM class oxidoreductase — protein sequence MNKVEFGVVLRQEKIDFKPIRETAELCDELGFHSVWFYDHIVGMGSTDSDIFEAWTLMSALSTITWRVKIGTLVLCNSFRQPSLLAKMAATLDNISGGRLDFAIGAGWFEPEYKAYGYPFPDTVTRIKQLKEAVKIIRAMWTEEKATFEGKYYQIRDAYCNPKPVQRPHPPITIGGSGEKYLLRVVAELADEWNCPASNAGEYDRKLSALKNHCKDLGRNFNQIRISEQTVCVIAENKSELEEKLPKAKKRYGFFGDIEKTGIVGLPDECIKRIKKKAEKGVSKFTIFFYDIMKPESLRLFAREVMSAF from the coding sequence ATGAATAAAGTAGAATTCGGTGTAGTACTCCGTCAGGAGAAGATAGATTTCAAACCGATACGCGAAACGGCAGAACTCTGCGATGAATTGGGCTTTCATTCCGTATGGTTCTACGACCACATAGTGGGAATGGGCTCTACGGACTCGGATATATTCGAGGCATGGACGTTAATGTCCGCCCTGTCCACCATTACCTGGAGAGTAAAGATTGGCACACTCGTTCTCTGTAACTCCTTTAGACAACCTTCCCTGCTAGCCAAGATGGCCGCAACCCTCGATAACATAAGCGGAGGAAGACTGGACTTCGCAATCGGAGCAGGCTGGTTCGAGCCTGAATACAAAGCTTACGGTTATCCGTTTCCGGATACGGTTACCCGGATTAAGCAGCTCAAAGAAGCAGTTAAAATCATTAGAGCCATGTGGACCGAAGAGAAAGCGACTTTTGAAGGAAAGTACTACCAAATCCGTGATGCTTACTGCAACCCAAAGCCGGTACAAAGACCGCATCCCCCTATAACAATCGGAGGCTCGGGAGAGAAGTACCTACTGCGAGTAGTTGCTGAGCTTGCAGACGAGTGGAACTGTCCGGCCTCGAATGCTGGGGAATACGACCGGAAACTAAGTGCACTCAAAAATCACTGTAAAGACTTGGGAAGAAACTTTAACCAGATAAGAATATCGGAACAAACAGTATGCGTTATTGCGGAGAACAAATCCGAGCTTGAGGAAAAACTGCCCAAGGCTAAAAAGCGCTACGGCTTTTTTGGAGATATCGAGAAGACCGGAATAGTCGGCTTGCCCGATGAGTGTATTAAAAGGATTAAAAAGAAGGCAGAAAAGGGCGTGAGTAAATTCACCATATTCTTTTATGACATCATGAAGCCAGAGTCCCTGCGCTTATTTGCCAGGGAAGTCATGTCTGCTTTTTGA
- a CDS encoding anion transporter produces MTDKTLYAAIIFVLTYLLITVQKIPGIKLDRPAGVSIGAILMVLAGVLTLDEAYAFIDLDTLAFLLGMMILIAYLGLSGFFELVASWIVRVSGNTSRMLLLVVFSSGILSALFVNDTICLLFTPIILAATKTVGVNPVPFLIAVATASNIGSVATVTGNPQNMFIGIRSGIPFLTFLAKMLPISLIGLFLNYAIIRLFYSKEINRKTISPNGIHKIKLNKLLLVKSLGVLIVVFLLFIYGIPYPFAALLGAALILLIGVIEPKLAFREVNWTLLLFFAGLFVVMGGVEKSGLSETLFEKTSYLFELNSWKGMSSTSAIVLILSNLVSNVPAVMLFAPHVSSSPNPENTWLVLAMASTLAGNFTLVGSVANLIVAEIAKEGGVKMGFWEYFKLGAPITVISILMGIFWLLYV; encoded by the coding sequence ATGACCGATAAAACCCTCTACGCAGCCATTATATTCGTCTTGACCTATTTGCTAATAACAGTTCAGAAGATTCCCGGGATTAAGCTCGACCGCCCAGCCGGTGTGTCGATCGGAGCCATACTTATGGTCCTGGCTGGTGTCCTAACACTGGATGAAGCATATGCCTTCATCGACCTAGACACACTCGCTTTTCTATTGGGCATGATGATACTGATCGCCTATCTGGGACTATCCGGGTTCTTTGAGCTGGTGGCTTCCTGGATTGTAAGGGTTTCCGGCAACACTTCAAGAATGCTACTCCTAGTGGTGTTTTCGAGCGGGATACTTTCTGCCCTTTTCGTTAACGATACGATCTGTCTTCTTTTTACCCCAATTATACTTGCGGCAACAAAAACTGTTGGGGTAAACCCAGTTCCATTTCTCATAGCCGTAGCCACTGCCTCGAACATCGGGAGCGTAGCCACCGTGACCGGGAACCCTCAGAACATGTTCATAGGCATCCGCTCTGGAATCCCCTTTCTCACATTCCTGGCAAAGATGCTGCCGATAAGCCTTATCGGATTATTTCTCAATTACGCCATAATAAGACTATTTTATAGCAAAGAGATTAACCGAAAGACCATATCCCCGAACGGGATTCATAAAATCAAACTCAATAAACTCCTTCTGGTTAAATCCCTGGGGGTGCTGATAGTAGTTTTTTTACTTTTTATATACGGTATTCCCTATCCCTTCGCTGCGCTCCTCGGTGCGGCCCTGATTTTACTCATCGGAGTTATCGAGCCCAAGCTAGCCTTTCGAGAAGTAAACTGGACGCTCCTTCTCTTTTTTGCGGGGCTTTTTGTGGTCATGGGTGGGGTAGAAAAATCCGGGCTAAGCGAAACACTGTTCGAAAAAACCTCTTATTTATTTGAACTCAATTCATGGAAAGGTATGTCTAGCACTAGCGCAATAGTTCTAATACTTTCGAATTTGGTGAGCAATGTCCCGGCAGTGATGCTATTTGCCCCGCATGTAAGCTCTTCTCCAAACCCGGAAAATACCTGGCTCGTACTGGCAATGGCCAGCACCCTTGCCGGGAATTTTACGTTGGTAGGCTCGGTGGCAAATCTAATTGTTGCCGAAATCGCAAAGGAAGGCGGTGTAAAGATGGGTTTTTGGGAATATTTCAAATTAGGAGCACCGATTACAGTCATCAGCATTCTCATGGGCATTTTTTGGCTGCTTTATGTGTGA